In Palaemon carinicauda isolate YSFRI2023 chromosome 32, ASM3689809v2, whole genome shotgun sequence, the genomic stretch gcacgcacgtagtctttgcacACCGCAGGTACatacgtagtctttgcagactgcaggcacgcacATAGTCTTTGCAGGCTGCAGGCACTCACTTAGTCTTTAAAAACTGCAGGCACACGTAgcctttgcagactgcaggcacacacgtagtctttgcagactgcaggcacacgtagtctttgcagactgcaggcacacgtagtctttgcagactgcaggcatgcatgtagtctttgcagactgcaggcatgcACGTAgactttgcagactgcaggcacgcacttagtctttgcagactgcaagcatgcacgtagtctttgcagattgcaggcacgcacgtagtctttgcagactccAGGCATGCATTTAGTCTTTCCAGATTGCAGGtacgcacgtagtctttgcagactgcaggcacgcacATAGTCTTTGTAGGCTGCAGGCCCGCACTTAGTTTTTGCAGACTGTAGGCACGAACgtggtctttgcagactgcaggcatgcacgtggtctttgcagactgcaggcacgcacATACTCTTTGCAGATTGCAGGCGCGCACGTAGTATTTGCAGACTGCATGCACGCACGTAGCTTGCAGACTGCAGGcgcgcacgtagtctttgcagactgcattcACGCATATAATCTTTGCTGACTGAGGACACCCACATAGCCTTTGCAGACTGCGGGCACACACGTATTTCATGCAGACTGCAGGCATGCATGTAGTCTTTCCAGATTGCAGGCatgcacgtagtctttgcagaccgCAGGtacgcacgtagtctttgcagactgcaggcacgcacGTACTCTTTGCAGGCTGCAGGCACTCACTTAGTCTTAAAAGACTGCAGgcacacgtagtctttgcagactgcaggcacacatagtctttgcagactgcaggcacacacgtagtctttgcagactgcaggcacgtagtctttgcagactgcaggcatgcACATAGTCTTTGCAGGCTGCAGGCACACATAGTCTTCGCAGACTGTAGGCACACACAGAGTCTTTCCAGATTGCAGGCACGCTCTtggtctttgcagactgcaggcatgcacgtagtctttgcagattgcaggcacgcacgtagtctttgcagactgcaggcatgcATGTAGTCTTTCCAGATTgcaggcacgcacgtagtcttCGTGGACCGCAGGCGCGCAAGTAGTCTTTGCTGACCGCAGGTGCGCACAGAGTCTTTGCAGGCTGCAGGCACACATAGACTTTGCAGACTGTAGGCACACACATAGTCTTTCCAGATTGCAGGCACGCACTtggtctttgcagactgcaggcatgcACGTAGTCTTTTGCAGATTgcaggcacgcacgtagtctttgcagactgcaggcatgcATGTAGTCTTTCCAGATTgcaggcacgcacgtagtcttCGTGGACCGCAGGCGCGCACGTAGTCTTTGCTGACCGCAGGTGCACACATAGTCTTGCAGACTGAGGGCACCCACATAGTTTTTGCAGACGGCAGGAACACACGTATTttttgcagactgcaggcatgcATATAGTCTTTCCAGATTgcaggcacgcacgtagtctttgcagaccgCAGGTATGCACGTAGtttttgcagactgcaggcacgcacgtagtctttgcaggctGCAGGCACACACAGTCTTTGCAGACTGTAGGCACACACGTAGTCTTTCCAGATTGCAGGtacgcacgtagtctttgcagactgcagggaCGCACATAGTTTTTGTAGGCTGCACGCCTGCACTTAGGCACGAACGttgtctttgcagactgcaggcatgcacgtggtctttgcagactgcaggcacgcacATGCTCTTTGCAGATTGCAGGCGCGCACGTAGTATTTGCAGACTGCATgcacgcacgtagtctttgcacACTGGGGGCACCCacatagtctttgcagactgcaggcgcacatagtctttgcagactgcattcACGCACGTAATCTTTGCTGACTGAGGACACCCACATAGTCTTTGCAGATTGCGGGCACACACGTATTTTATGCAGACTGCAGGCATGCATGTAGTCTTTCCAGATTgcaggcacgcacgtagtctttgcagaccgCAGGtacgcacgtagtctttgcaggcACGCACGTACTCTTTGCAGGCTGCAGGGACTCACTTAGTCTTAAAAGACTGCAGgcacacgtagtctttgcagactgcaggcacacagtctttgcagactgcaggcacacacgtagtctttgcagactgccgGCGCGCaagtagtctttgcagactgcaggcacggACTTAGTCTGCAGACTGCAGGCACACACAtactctttgcagactgcaggcacgcacatactctttgcagactgcaggcgcgcacgtagtctttgcagactgcatgcACGCACGTAGCCTTTGCAGACTGAGGGCACCCacatagtctttgcagactgcaggcgcgCACGTAATCTTTGCAGAGTGCAGGcgcgcacgtagtctttgcagactgcatgcAAGCACGTAGTCTTAGCAGACTAAGGGCACCCacatagtctttgcagactgcaggcaaaACACGTAGTATTTTCAGACTGCAGGCATGCATGTAGTCTTTCCAGATTgcaggcacgcacgtagtctttgcacACCGCAGGTACatacgtagtctttgcagactgcaggcacatGTAgcctttgcagactgcaggcacacacgtagtctttgcagactgcaggcacacgtagtctttgcagactgcaggcacacgtagtctttgcagagcAGGCATGcatgtagtctttgcagactgcaggcatgcACGTAgactttgcagactgcaggcacgcacttagtctttgcagactgcaggcatgcATTTAGTCTTTCCAGATTGCAGGtacgcacgtagtctttgcagactgcaggcacgcacATAGTCTTTGTAGGCTGCAGGCCCGCACTTAGTCTTTGCAGACTGTTGGCACGAACgtggtctttgcagactgcaggcatgcacgtggtctttgcagactgcagtCACGCACATACTCTTTGCAGATTGCAGGCGCGCACATAGTATTTGCAGACTGATTgcacgcacgtagtctttgcagactgggGGCACCCacatagtctttgcagactgcaggcgcgcacgtagtctttgcagactgcattcACGCACGTAATCTTTGCTGACTGAGGACACCTACATCGTCTCTGCAGACTGTGGGCACACACGTATTTTATGCAGACTGCAGGCATGCATGTAGTCTTTCCAGATTGCAGGCacacacgtagtctttgcagaccaCAGGtacgcacgtagtctttgcagactacAGGCACGCACGTACTCTTTGCAGGCTGCAGGCACTCACTTAGTCTTAAAAGACTGCAGgcacacgtagtctttgcagactgcaggcacacatagtctttgcagactgcaggcacacacgtagtatttgcagactgcaggcacgtagtctttgcagactgcaggcatgcACATAGTCTTTGCAGGCTGCAGGCACACATAGTCTTTGCAGACTGTAGGCACACACATAGTCTTTCCAGATTGCAGGCACGCACTtggtctttgcagactgcaggcatgcacgtagtctttgcagattGCAGGCACGCATGTAGTCTTTGCAAACTGCAGGCATGCATGTAGTCTTTCAAGATTGCAGGCATGCACGTAGTCTTCGTGGACCGCAGGCGCGCACGTAGTCTTTGCTGACCGCAGGTGCGCACATAGTCTTTGCAGACTGAGGGCACCCACagagtctttgcagactgcaggcacacaCATATTttttgcagactgcaggcatgcATATAGTCTTTCCAGATTgcaggcacgcacgtagtctttgcagaccgCAGGTATGCACGTAGtatttgcagactgcaggcacgcacgtagtctttgcaggctGCAGGCACACACAGTCTATGCAGGCTGTAGGCACACACGTAGTCTTTCCAGATTGCAGGCACGCACTTAGTCTTTACAGACTGCAGGCatgcacgtagtctttgcagattgcaggcacgcacgtagtctttgcTGACTGCAGGCACTCACATAGTCTTTGCAGGCTgcaggcacgcacgtagtctttgAAGACTGAAGGCACACAGGTAGTCTATCCAGATTGCAGGCACGCACTTAGTCTTTGCAGGCTGGAAGCatgcacgtagtctttgcagattgaaggcacgcacgtagtctttgcagactgaaGGCATGCATATAGTATTTCCTGATTgcaggcacgcacgtagtctttgTGGACCGACCGTAGGCGCGCAAGTATTCTTTCCAGATTgcaggcacgcacgtagtctttgTCTACCGCAGGTGCGCAAGTAATCTTTGCTGACCTCAGGCatgcacgtagtctttgcagactggaGGCACGCACGTGGTCTTTGCAGGCTGCAGGCATGCACGTGGtgtttgcagactgcaggcacgcacgtggtctttgcagactgcaggcacgcacatggtctttgcagactgcaggcacgcacgtggtctttgcagactgcaggcacgcacGTGGTCTTTGTAGACTGCAGGCACGCACgtggtctttgcagactgcaggcacgcacgtggtctttgcagactgcagACACGCAGGAGGTCTTTGCAGAGTGCAGTCAcccacgtagtctttgcagactgcagacACTCACATACtgtttgcagactgcaggcacgcacgtagtctttgcagactgcaggcgcgCCCGTAGTCTTTGCAGGCTGCAGGCACGCACGTAGTCGGCTGAAGGCACACACGTAGTCTTTGCAGGCatgcacgtagtctttgcagactacAGGCcaggcacgcacgtagtctttgcagactgcggGCAGCACTTAGTCTTTGCACGAGACGCAAGGTATCGTAATTATCGtaatacttattcaaacaaaaagaTTTGCTTTCGCATTTACAAATAATGCTAATTGTTATTTGCATTCGCAAATACTGAATCATACTCATTTAGATGACTATTGTTCGGGATGGATATCTTGAGGCTATATTTAtcagtagattctctctctctctctgtctctctctctctctctctccatatacggtatatatatatatatatatatatatatatatatatatatatatatatatatatatatatatatataatgtgtatattatatagacatattcaaatatacttatactttatatatatatatatatatatatatatatatatatatatatatatatatatatatatatacatatatatatatatatatatatatatatatatgtatatatatatatatatatatatatatatatatatatatatatatatatatatatatatatacatatatatatatatatatatatatatatatatatatatatatatatatatatatgtatatataactataagtatagattatataatttgtattatatTGACATtcgtatacttatacatatatatatatatatatatattatatatatatattatatatatatatatatatatatataatatactgtatatatatataatgtgtatatatatatactgtatatatatatatataatgtgtatatatatatatactgtatatatatataatgtgtatatatatatatatatatatatatatatatatacacatgtttatgtaaatatatatatatatatatatatatatatatatatatatatatatatatatatatatatatatatatatatatatgcgtaaaaaatcacaggaaaacgtgatgctcagatgcagaagaaccacagggaaaatgaaaatacggaatatacacataagtcctgactatatatatatatatatatatatatatatatatatatatataatatatatatatatatatatatatatatatatatatatatatatatgtatatataattataagtatagattatataatttgtaatatattgacattcatatacttatacatatatatatatatatatatatatatatatatatatatatatatatatatatatatatactgtatatatatatatatatatatatatatatatatatatatatatatatatacatatatatacatatatatatacatatatatacatatatatatatatatatatatatatatatatatatttatatatagacatattcatatacttatacacacacacacacacacacacacacacacacacatatatatatatatatatatatatatatatatatatatatatatatatatatatatatatatatatatatatatatcatatacacatacatacatacatacatacatacatacatacatacatatatccgtgTGTATCTTTTCTTAAATCAAATAAATGCAAATATTGGAATCTGCTTTcgaatttacttattttttatgacattcttatatattatacataccgtTGCGTTATATATGTTTCATGAAGTCGGGAATATGACCCATAAATTATTAGTCTTTAAAATACATCGGGAATGTAATGTTTATTAATAAACGAAATATTTATTTACCTTTCGTTAACTGGTGGGAAATATGATTTACGAAATAGAGAAATATGTAATTAATTCTAagtttttgatatttattttatgtaagaGACTTTATAAACACTCTAGGCTATTTTAAAGACTcctttattttctatgtaaactcACTTTGGAATTTTGTTAGTGTAAGATGGAAATTCATGTTGTTTATTTaaagtattattttttatatttattattttgaaagtatATTATATTATCCCGAAACTTTATTAATGAgttaggtagaatttttttttatattatgtagaAACTTGATTATATCCTGAATCTAGTTAATGTATCTTTTCGAAACTTATTCAATGTATTATTTCTAGACTTAGGTAATGTATCTTTTCAAAACTTGAGTAATGTATCTTTTCGAAATTTAGTTGATGTATATTTACGAAACTTAGTTAATATATCTTTTCTAAACATAGTTAATGTATATTTACGAGATTTAGGTAATGTATCTTTCTGAAAATTAGTTAATATACCTTTACGAAACTTATGTAATGTATCTTTTTAGAAACTTAGTTAATGTATCTTATTGAAACGTAGCTAATGTATCTTTTCGAAACTTAGGTAATATATCTTTTAGAAACTTAGTTAATATTTCTTTTCGAATCTTAGTTAATGTATCTTTCTGAAAATTAGCTAATGTATCTTAACGAAACTTGTTTAATGTATCTTTTTGAAACTTAGTTAAGATATCTTAACAAAAACTTAATGTATCTTTTGAAACTTAGTTAATGTATCTTTCTGAAACTTGGTTAATGCATCTTTTCGAAACTTAGTTAATGTATCTTTCTGAAACTTATATATGTATCTTTTCGAAACTTAGTTActgtatatttttgaaaattagttAATGTATCTTTTCGAAACTTATTAAATGTATTTCCGAAAATTAGTTAATGTATCTTTTTAAAAATTAGTTAATGCCTCTTTTCGAAACTTAGTTAATGTATCTTTCCGAAAATTAGTTAATGTATATTTCCAAAAATCAGTTAATGTATCTTTTCGAAACTTAGCTAATGTATCTTTTCGATACTTAGCTAATGTATCTTTTCTGAACTTCGCTAATGTATTTTTCCAAAACACCGTATGTTTCTATTCGAAACTTAGTTAATGTATCTTTTCGAAACGTAGTTAATGTATTTCCAAAAATCAGTTAATGTATCTTTTCGAAACTTAGCTAATGTATCTTTTCGATACTTAGCTAATGTATCTTTTCGATACTTAGTTAATGTATCTTTTCTGAACTTCGCTAATGTATTTTTCCAAAACACTGTATGTTTCTATTCGAAACTTAGTTAATGTATCTTTTCGAAACTTAGTTAATGTATCTTTTCAAAATGTAGTTCATGTATTATTTCGagactttatttcattatttagtaGCTTTATTGCATTACCTTGCAGCTgttatttttatttcctatttttttcattCTCATGAAAACACTACTCTCCAATCAGAAATTAAAATGGGTATTTTTATTCttagtttaatgagagagagagagagagagagagagagagagagagtagaggagagagagagagagaccgacctaGTTATAGGTGGGTAACTTGTAAAAATTTACAACATTCGTTCATAATTGTGTAGATGAAAGCaagtacattagagagagagagagagagagagagagagagagagagagagagagagagagagagaagagatgagagagagagagagacctagttaTAGGTGGGTAACTTGTAAAAAATTTACAACATTCGTTCATAATTGTGTAGATGAAAGCaagtacattagagagagagagagagagagagagagagagagaggagagagagagagagagaagagagagagagagagagagagagagaggtaggttacCTTGCAAATACACTGCATTTTGATACTGTCCTTGTTTATAAATAATTTTGTtcgcgcaatttttttttttttaataatatttccgCAGATATTCAGGCATGAGATTTTGCAAAATGGAATATACTGAATAGTCGAATATTCAGTGGTCAAATATATTTACATTCTGCCCTTTCGTTATCGTGAGCTGCATCAGTACATGGAATACAAGAtacagaagattattattattttttttttataggattttGACGCAGTTCTGTGATATGTGATACTGATGATTCTTTGGTATTGTGTGTGACTTTCTTAGTataagataggagagagagagagagagagagagagagagagaggagagagagagagagagagatgagagagagagagagagagagagagagagagagagagagaggttattgggCGAATCTACTTGTTATCAGCTTTTTCACattcatacattctctctctctctctctctctctctctctctctctctctctctctgtctcacatacgcgcgcgcgcacgcacacacacacacacacgcacacacacacacaaacacacaacacaacacgcaattacacacacatgtatgtacttatatatatatatatatatatatatatatatatatatatatatatgtatatatatatatatatatatatgtatatatatatatatatatatatatatatatatatatatatatatatatatatatatatatatcacacaggcctatgtatgtatttatatatgtatgtatatatatatatatatatattatatatatatatatatatatatatatatatatataattatataaatataaatatatatataaatatataatatatatatatatatatatatatatatatatatatatatatatatatatatatatatatatatatatatatataatatatatatagtttgtatgtatgttatataagcAAAGTTTCCACCCTAAACCTGCTATATGTCCAAATTCCCCATTCctcaaaaaaacttgaaaattcctTTGTAGTTTTGTATATCTTAACCCCCGAAAGGTCTTGAATACCCAAGTAAGAGTTTCAGCACTGCATATTCATGAGACGAATTTGCATGCGCCTTAGAAAACAAGTCTTTCATTAATCCGACCAATATTCtggaaaatctaatttttttatttttttttaatttctggtttgttgtgtagttttttttttatcaataattcaagttttttttatgtttttttttttttaattcagtaatgttttcacccttgtttgtgtgaGATTTCTTTTattagtaatttaattttttttagtttttgtatgttttttatatttagtaATGTTTTCACCcctattgtgtgtttgtttgtgtgtttgattttgaacagcttccgggccacaattttaatcgtagagtaatggaacttgcaggggttacctgttatgtaaaaatctggatattatcaaattttgggaggtcaaggtcaaaggtcagggtcatggtcaagcaaaatatccaattcacgtaatcatccataagtatgggcatcgatgtcacagagactttaaacttggttattatctgagtgtatggaaatcaacatcattaatacatggtaaggtcgaaagtcaaggtcaaggtcgagcaaaaggtcgagaattaagctgccaTGGCGAAGGTGTGCACTCTACGGAGTGCCactctatttattttcttttttttacgaatGTTTGATTAtgctgttatttttatatatttttaaatggttTCCACGTATATGAAGATTTGTTTGATATTCCCTCCTCATATCTGTCTGTATtccttagatttttttatttttcctctctctctctctctctctctctctctctctctctctctctctctctctctctctctctctctcttacttcagtAGGTCATGAATTTCTAATCTCTCTTCAGTAGGTTTTTAAtttttcatctctgtctttctgctaCTTCAGGACATTaatattttccctctctctctctctctctctctctctctctctctctctctctctctctctctctctctctctctctctctctctctccagtaagtcTTTAATCTTTCATCTCTCTTTTGTTAGTTACtccagtaggtctctctctctctctctctctctctcttctctctctctctctctctctctctctctctctctctctctctcacttcagtaGGTCTTTAATCTTTCATCTCTCTTTGTTAGTTACTcgagtaggtctctctctctctctctctctctctctctctcagcaatccaGAGTATAATGACAGGACGATACAAAGAAAGCGCTGAAAGTTTCAGCACTTCTAAGAAAACTTGGGATATTGGCAAACCGTCCTCCTTTACATCTTGAAGATAACATACCAGTGATCTTGTCTTATATTTTATACgttattttatttgtcattttgtTTGTATTGATGTTACTTATACGTTTTTGTTTGTTTagtttctattttatttgtttacCTTTGTTTTGGTTTGctaatattattttccattttatttgcgTTGACTTCTTTTATTTGTCATTCTGCttgtattaattttacatataattttttttgttttagtttttatttaatttgtttaattttttttttttaggtttgctAATATTATTGGCCGTTGTATTTGGTTTTAAATTTgttgattttatttcatattttattttcgttgatatttggtattttatttattctgatgtttatcaatttatttacgGTGATCCTATTTCCCATTTCATTTGTTTTGCCTTNNNNNNNNNNNNNNNNNNNNNNNNNNNNNNNNNNNNNNNNNNNNNNNNNNNNNNNNNNNNNNNNNNNNNNNNNNNNNNNNNNNNNNNNNNNNNNNNNNNNNNNNNNNNNNNNNNNNNNNNNNNNNNNNNNNNNNNNNNNNNNNNNNNNNNNNNNNNNNNNNNNNNNNNNNNNNNNNNNNNNNNNNNNNNNNNNNNNNNNNNNNNNNNNNNNNNNNNNNNNNNNNNNNNNNNNNNNNNNNNNNNNNNNNNNNNNNNNNNNNNNNNNNNNNNNNNNNNNNNNNNNNNNNNNNNNNNNNNNNNNNNNNNNNNNNNNNNNNNNNNNNNNNNNNNNNNNNNNNNNNNNNNNNNNNNNNNNNNNNNNNNNNNNNNNNNNNNNNNNNNNNNNNNNNNNNNNNNNNNNNNNNNNNNNNNNNNNNNNNNNNNNNNNNNNNNNNNNNNNNNNNNNNNNNNNNNNNNNNNNNNNNNNNNNNNNNNNNNNNNNNNNNNNNNNNNNNNNNNNNTGAATTGCTACATATCAAcccctggaagagagagagagaaagagagagagagagagagagagagagagagagagatacataataacccctgagagagagagagagagagagagagagatacataataacccctgagagagagagagagaagagagagagagagagagatacataataacccctgagagagagagagagagagagagagagagatacataataacccctgagagagagagagagagagagagagagagagatacataataacccctgagagagagagagagagagagagagagagagagagatacataataaCCCCTGAGATAGAGCGTATTTCAACTTTAAATGCTACATatcaaactatgagagagagagagagagagagagagagagagagagagagacagagagagagagagagagagagaacaaggaaaGCTACATGACAATCCCCGAGATAGAGACTATTTCAACTTGAAATGCTACATATcaactaatatgagagagagagagagagagagagagagagagagagagattgaacaggGAAAGCTTACATGACAACCACTCGGAGAGGATTTCAACTCGAATTGCTACATACCAAcccctggaaaagagagagagagagagagagagagagagaggagagagagagagggagagagagagagagaacaggggaAGCTACATGACAATCCCTGAGATACAGACTATTTCAACTTGAATTACTACATAtaaatccatgagagagagagagagagagagagagagagagatatgacaacTCCTCAGATAGACTATTTCAACTTGAATTGCTACATATCAAcccctggaaaagagagagagagagagagagagagagaaagagagagagagagagagagagagagatgacaacccCTGAGACAGAGTATTTCAACTTGAAATGCTACAAATcaaaccatatgagagagagagagagagagagagagagagagagagagagtagttgaaaCCTTGTACCTTACTTTTACAAGTGTATAAAAATCAAGAAGCATCTATTTTTACTTCATTCGCAAATAACGTTGTTAGGCAAACTGACCTAAGTCCAAAGTCACTACTCACACACAAAGATATCAAGGCGGGTACACACGAGAAGAAAAGGCACGTTATCGTAACAGATTATTGTATTAAACCCGATAGCGTGGATAGGACCTCGAGCATGCGCAGTGAGCACAGAGTTCTGTTCAACTAGCTAAATATTATGAACCTGATTCCCTCTGTGGAACTCCAGTATGTGTAGGGCAATACTGCCTTATTGGAGTGACAAAATCCTTCCTTTTATAGGTTATTACGAAGAGAACACTTTACTATAGTAGCCTGttggagacgtccctgcctggctatttactgaactggggttcaagacccaaaGAAAActatgtttcttgtagtgtctgctacctcaccatccttacgagctaaagatgggggatctaggagagcctgtaggtctacgtgctgagttatcaggagccattgccttgccctccatggtcctagcttgggtggagaggcttgggagctgatcacataaataaatggtcagtctctagggcgttgttctACTACAGCACTGTTATTGTCGTTTGTcttcgccattcatgagtgacctttaaacttaagCCATGTCAATAAAATAAGGTCCAATacttcatagtattctagaagttttagtccagctgtaaccaagttgtggaatgatcttaatactCAGGTATTTGGTTGTGAGGAACTTcattagttcaaacttgcaacgattgtttttatattgaacaggccgacataagaccctcttcatagtttatgtatgacagttCTATTTCAACGTTGCTATCCCACattatatgtataataattatTCGCTGCTTATCACGTAattacttgtttccttatttcttttcctcgctgagcTCTTGGAAttacggcatcctgct encodes the following:
- the LOC137625435 gene encoding uncharacterized protein, with product MWVSSVSKDYVRECSLQRLCAPAVCKDYVGAPSVQRLRACMQSANTTCAPAICKEHVRACSLQRPRACLQSAKTTFVPKCRRAAYKNYVRPCSLQRLRAYLQSGKTTCVPTVCKDCVCLQPAKTTCVPAVCKNYVHTCGLQRLRACLQSGKTICMPAVCKKYVCSCRLQKLCGCPQSARLCVHLRSAKTTCAPAVHEDYVRACNLERLHACLQSAKTTCVPAICKRLRACLQSAKTKCVPAIWKDYVCAYSLQSLCVPAACKDSVRTCGQQRLLARLRSTKTTCVPAIWKDYMHACSLQRLRACLQSAKTTCMPAVCKDQERACNLERLCVCLQSAKTMCACSLQRLCACLQSAKTTCLQSAKTTCVPAVCKDYVCLQSAKTTCACSLLRLSECLQPAKSTCVPAVCKDYVRTCGLQRLRACLQSGKTTCMPAVCMKYVCARSLQRLCGCPQSAKIICVNAVCKDYVRACSLQATCVHAVCKYYVRACNLQRVCACLQSAKTTCMPAVCKDHVRAYSLQKLSAGLQPTKTMCVPAVCKDYVRTCNLERLNACLESAKTTCVPAICKDYVHACSLQRLSACLQSAKSTCMPAVCKDYMHACSLQRLRVPAVCKDYVCLQSAKTTCVPAVCKGYVCLQFLKTK
- the LOC137625436 gene encoding keratin-associated protein 10-2-like, which gives rise to MPAVCKDHVRANSLQRLSAGLQPTKTMCVPAVCKDYVRTCNLERLNACLQSAKTKCVPAVCKVYVHACSLQRLHACLLCKDYVCLQSAKTTCACSLQRLRVCLQSAKATCACSLQRLRMYLRCAKTTCVPAIWKDYMHACSLKILRVLPAVCKDYVGALSLLRLRACMQSAKTTCAPALCKDYVRACSLQRLCGCPQSAKATCVHAVCKDYVRACSLQRVCACLQSAKSMCVPAVCRLSPCLQSAKTTCAPAVCKDYVCACSLQRLCACSLQRLRVPAVF